In the genome of Propionispora hippei DSM 15287, the window GTTTGATAACAGGCGAAAACACGCTCGGCTGCTGGAGTCGCGGTATGTATCGGTTGCGATGTAGTACGTTTTGCCGCCTCCTGCCGTAGAGTTATCGTATGAGACCGGCACGTTAAGGCAGTAGAGATAGGGATGTGAAAACATGGCAGCCCAAGACACGGCGGTTCAGAGTAATGGGTCACGGGGAAGACGATTCTTGCGTGAAGTGAAAGCGGAACTGAAAAAAGTATCGTGGCCAACGAAACAAGAACTGATTTCCTACACGGGAGTCGTTTTTGTCTCTGTTCTTGTTATTGCGATTTTAATTTGGGGAATTGATTTGGTTTATGCCAAACTTCTGAAGATATTTATAAACAAGTAAGCTAAGGGGGTATGGGACGGTAAGTTACGTCCCGTAGGGCGATGGAATCCGAAAAAAATTGGTATGTGATCCATACATATTCCGGCTATGAAAACAAAGTAAAGGCAAACTTGGAACGCAAGGTTCATTCCATGGGGATGGAAAACGAAATTTTCCGGGTGCTGGTGCCGATGGAAGATGAAGTGGAAATCAAAGATGGAAAAAAGAAAGTTGCTAAGAAAAAGGTGTTTCCGGGATATGTTTTGGTGGAAATGATTGTCAATGACCGATCCTGGTATGTTGTTCGCAATACACCGGGTGTGACTGGTTTTGTCGGTTCCGGGACTAAGCCAATCCCGCTTACTGCAGGCGAAGTGAAACATATATTGAAGTCGATGGGGATGGAAGAAGTACGACCCAAACTGGATATTGCTGTTTCTCAGCCAATACGGATTACTTCCGGGGCTTTTGAAAATTGGACAGCCACCGTACTGGAAATTAACCATGACCGTGCGAAGCTGAAAGTGCTGGTCAATATGTTTGGCCGCGAAACCCCGGTTGAATTAGATTTTTCTCAAGTTGAGAAAATATAAGGCTGTCGTTATTGGTGGCTTTATAGGTTTTGGTGGGAGGGTGATGAGCCCGTATACCACATTTTTGTATAAGGAGGTGTGATTGATGGCTAAAAAGGTTGTAAAATTAGTTAAGCTGCAAGTTCCGGCTGGAAAAGCTACTCCGGCACCACCGGTGGGTCCTGCTCTCGGTCAAGCTGGTGTAAATATTATGGCTTTTGTCAAGGAGTTTAACGAAAGAACGGCTGCTCAAGCAGGACTTATTATTCCAATTGAGATTACCGTATTTGAAGATAGATCATTCACTTTTGTAACGAAAACTCCTCCCGCTGCTATATTGTTGAAAAAAGCAGCAGGTATTGAAACCGCTTCGGGCGAACCGAACAAAAAGAAAGTAGCAAAAGTTTCTCGCTCTAAAGTACGTGAGATTGCTGAAACCAAAATGCAGGATTTAAATGCTGCTAATGTGGAATCGGCTATGCGTATGATAGAAGGTACTGCCCGCAGCATGGGCATTGACATCGTTGAGTAATTAGGGATGTCGTGTGGGAGGATAATCCGCTACACCACAAGTAAAGGAGTATGTAACATGCCGAAATTTGGTAAGAAATATACAGAAGCGGCGAAACTCATAGAAGCCAATAAATTCTATGAAGTGGATGAAGCTTTGGAGTTAGTCAAGAAAACGGCTAGCGCCAAGTTCGACGAAACAGTGGAAGTGGCTGTGAAGCTGGGCGTTGACCCTAAACATGCCGACCAACAGGTTCGTGGAGCTGTGGTACTTCCTTTCGGAACTGGTAAAACCAAACGCGTATTGGTGTTTGCTAAGGGCGAAAAGGCGAAAGAAGCCGAAGCTGCCGGTGCTGACCTTGTCGGCGCCGAAGATATGGTAGAAAAAATCCAGGGTGGCTGGACTGATTTCGACGTAGTGGTAGCTACGCCGGACATGATGGGTATGGTAGGGCGCCTTGGTAAAATCCTTGGCCCTAAGGGTTTAATGCCTAACCCGAAAGTGGGTACTGTAACTTTGGATGTGTCCCGGGCAGTTAATGAAATCAAAGCCGGTAAAATTGAATACCGTACGGATAAAGCTGGTAACATCCATGCTCCGATCGGTAAAGTTTCGTTTGACGTTGAAAAACTGTCGCAAAACTTCTCTACCCTGATAGATACATTGAATAAAGTAAAACCTGCTGCGGCAAAAGGTCAGTATATGCGCAGCGTGACACTCTCCACAACCATGGGGCCTGGAGTGAAAGTAAATCCGGTTAAAGCCTCAGGCAGAAAAGAGTAGTTTCCTAATACCCGGCTCTCCGGCTTTGAATTGAATAGTTGTTGATGGCTGTAGACAGCAGGTTTGTAAAGGACTCGTTCCGCCTGCCGAGGCCGGGGATTAGTAATTGGCTTGCCAAGAACGACCTCCGGTGTATACTGCCGGCAGGTCGTTTTCATTTATCTGATCAGAAGGTGCTTTTTCTGATCATGCGTAAGAACGACAGAAGCTTTTGCCGATGTCCGAAAAAAGACATGGTGAGAGTGAAGTCTTTTCTTATATCAGTTAAGGAGGTGGATATATAGTGGCTGTAACTTCAGAAAAGAAAGCCCTGGTTGCTGAGTTGGCAGAAAAGCTGCAAAGTACAAAAGGCGCTGTGTTAACAAACTACCGTGGCTTGAATGTTGCACAGGACACTAACTTGCGTCGCAAATTGCGCGAAGCCGGTGTAGAGTACCGTGTTGTAAAAAACACCATGACTCGCATTGCCGCTAATGAAGTTGGTATTCAAGGGATGGACGCATATTTGGAAGGTCCTACCGCGATTGCAATATCGTCGACCGACCCCGTTGCTCCGGCAAAAGTAATTTCTGATTTCATTAAGGAAAACAAATTGCAGGCCCTGGAAATCAAAGCCGGTTTGGTAGAAGGCAAAGTGATTGACGCCGCAGGCGTTAAAGCGCTGGCCAGCCTGCCGTCCCGCGAAGTGCTTATTGCTCAGGTACTGGCAGGAATGCAATCGCCGATTGTTGGTCTTGTCAATGTACTGCATGGCAATATCCGCAATTTGGTGTATACGCTTGAAGCGGTACGCAAGCAAAAAGAATCGGCATAAGCTGCCACTGGAAAACAGCAATGTTTTCTGCAAAACAACAATAAAAACAACCATGCCGCTGAGCGTGGAATTTATGGAGGTATTGTAACATGACTAAAGAAGAAATTATGCAAGCGATTGAGAGCATGACTGTTCTCGAATTATCCGAATTGGTAAAAGCTCTGGAAGAAAAATTTGGCGTATCCGCAGCTGCTCCTGTAGCTGTAGCTGCTGCTCCGGCTGCTGCTGGCGCTGCTGCCGCTGCTGAAGAACAAACTGAATTCGACGTAATTTTGACTAGCGCTGGCGCTAGCAAAATCAACGTAATCAAAGTAGTTCGCGAAGTAACCGGTCTGGGCCTGAAAGAAGCAAAAGAACTTGTTGACGGCGCACCTAAGTCTGTAAAAGAAAAAATCTCCAAAGCTGACGCAGAAGCTCTCAAGGCTAAACTGACTGAAGCCGGCGCTACTGTTGAAGTTAAGTAATAACTGAACCAAGCATAGCAAAAAGAGTGCCAAGTTCTTTGGATACTCTTTTTGCTTTTTTGTTACATGGTTAAAATTTCTTGACAATATATTTATTCTGTGATAACATTTTTAAATGCGATGCAAAGTTTTTTGGGACTTTAGCAAGTACGATTAGCCAAACGAAGATAATTGGGCCTGCAGTCGGTTCCGGAGAAGGGCTGGCGAAGTTTTCTATAGGGAAGGCAGCAGGCTAATAGTAGATTAGTTGCAGTATGTATAATTTGTCAATTGGCAGGAAATAGTAATATGGTGGGGATGATGGCATCATCTGCGCAAGAAAGAGTAAGGTTTTACCTTTTGAAAGACCTTGCTTGTTTTTTCATATATTGCATTTTCCTGTTAATATATGTTTGGTTTAGTTCAAATTGGACTAAGGGGTGAAGGATTTAATGTTCAATCCTGTTCCGGTAGGCAAGAGAAATAGGTACAGCTATGCTAAAATTAACGAAGTGCTGGACATGCCTAATCTTATCGAAATCCAGAAAAATTCTTACAATTGGTTTCTCAAAGAAGGTCTCCAGGAAATATTCCATGATATTTCACCCATTCAGGATTTCACGGGTAATCTCGTGTTATCCTTTGAAGCGTTTACGCTGGGGGAGCCCAAATATCATGTAGAAGAGTGTAAAGAGCGGGATGTAACCTATTCCGCGCCTTTGCGTGTCAATGTGCGTCTGATTAACCGGGAAACCGGTGAAATCAAAGAGCAGGAAGTCTTTATGGGAGATTTTCCGCTAATGACTGATAACGGCACATTTATTATCAATGGAGCGGAACGGGTTATTGTCAGTCAGCTTGTCCGTTCACCGGGCGCCTATTATGGCGAAACCATTGATACCAGCGGCAAGAAGCTCTATAATGCAACGGTGATTCCGAATCGTGGCGCTTGGCTGGAACTAGAGACTGACGCCAATGATGTCATGTATGTGCGTGTAGACCGTACCAGAAAGCTGCCGGCTACCGTACTCATTCGTGCTCTAGGCTGGGCATCGAATGCGGCTATTGCCGAACTGTTTAACGATGATCCCCGTATCCGGGCTACCCTGGAACGGGATAATACCGATTCGCGTGATTCGGCCCTGGTGGAAATCTATAAGCGTCTGCGTCCCGGCGAACCTCCTACTGTGGAAAACGCTACGCAACTCTTGGAATCTCTTTTCTTCGACTCCAAACGGTATGACCTGGCTACGGTAGGCCGCTATAAGCTGACCAAAAAGTTAGGCTGGCGTCGCCGCCTTATGGGTAAGGTACTACATAAACCGCTGGTAGATCAGGAAACCGGCGAAATCTTAATATTGGATAATACGGTAGTCGACGAAAAAATTCTTGACCGTTTAGTTGAAAGCGGCTTTGGCACTGCCGGCTTGATCGAAGCGTTGATTAAGCCAAAGGATGGCGAAGCTGTTAAAATGATCTGTAATCCGACGCTGGAATATGCGCACCGGACTATCACCAAGGAAGATATTGTGGCTGCCATCAACTATTTGCTTAATTTGATGGATG includes:
- the rplL gene encoding 50S ribosomal protein L7/L12, translating into MTKEEIMQAIESMTVLELSELVKALEEKFGVSAAAPVAVAAAPAAAGAAAAAEEQTEFDVILTSAGASKINVIKVVREVTGLGLKEAKELVDGAPKSVKEKISKADAEALKAKLTEAGATVEVK
- the rplA gene encoding 50S ribosomal protein L1, encoding MPKFGKKYTEAAKLIEANKFYEVDEALELVKKTASAKFDETVEVAVKLGVDPKHADQQVRGAVVLPFGTGKTKRVLVFAKGEKAKEAEAAGADLVGAEDMVEKIQGGWTDFDVVVATPDMMGMVGRLGKILGPKGLMPNPKVGTVTLDVSRAVNEIKAGKIEYRTDKAGNIHAPIGKVSFDVEKLSQNFSTLIDTLNKVKPAAAKGQYMRSVTLSTTMGPGVKVNPVKASGRKE
- the nusG gene encoding transcription termination/antitermination protein NusG, with product MESEKNWYVIHTYSGYENKVKANLERKVHSMGMENEIFRVLVPMEDEVEIKDGKKKVAKKKVFPGYVLVEMIVNDRSWYVVRNTPGVTGFVGSGTKPIPLTAGEVKHILKSMGMEEVRPKLDIAVSQPIRITSGAFENWTATVLEINHDRAKLKVLVNMFGRETPVELDFSQVEKI
- the rplK gene encoding 50S ribosomal protein L11, whose protein sequence is MAKKVVKLVKLQVPAGKATPAPPVGPALGQAGVNIMAFVKEFNERTAAQAGLIIPIEITVFEDRSFTFVTKTPPAAILLKKAAGIETASGEPNKKKVAKVSRSKVREIAETKMQDLNAANVESAMRMIEGTARSMGIDIVE
- the secE gene encoding preprotein translocase subunit SecE: MAAQDTAVQSNGSRGRRFLREVKAELKKVSWPTKQELISYTGVVFVSVLVIAILIWGIDLVYAKLLKIFINK
- the rplJ gene encoding 50S ribosomal protein L10 — protein: MAVTSEKKALVAELAEKLQSTKGAVLTNYRGLNVAQDTNLRRKLREAGVEYRVVKNTMTRIAANEVGIQGMDAYLEGPTAIAISSTDPVAPAKVISDFIKENKLQALEIKAGLVEGKVIDAAGVKALASLPSREVLIAQVLAGMQSPIVGLVNVLHGNIRNLVYTLEAVRKQKESA